Proteins from a single region of Thermodesulfobacteriota bacterium:
- a CDS encoding macro domain-containing protein: MDLTDKITVIKGDITEIEVDAIVNAANTDLILGSGVAGAIRKKGGDLIQNECNEIGSIPLGEAAITGAGNLRARYVIHAAGMHLGGRVSEVSLKDTTNNSLLRASEKNLKKIAFPAIGTGAGGFPMKDCARVMVDTVSEFLEDKHTSIERVYFVLFDEDSFDVFDHYLKSELAN, translated from the coding sequence ATGGATTTAACGGATAAGATAACGGTGATTAAGGGCGATATAACTGAGATTGAGGTTGATGCAATTGTGAATGCGGCGAACACGGATCTGATACTGGGGAGCGGAGTCGCCGGTGCGATAAGGAAGAAGGGAGGAGATCTGATTCAAAATGAATGTAACGAAATCGGGTCAATTCCACTGGGTGAGGCAGCAATTACCGGAGCTGGGAACCTTCGCGCGAGATACGTGATACACGCAGCAGGAATGCATTTAGGGGGTAGGGTGAGCGAGGTGTCATTAAAGGATACTACTAATAATAGCCTGCTGAGAGCCTCCGAGAAAAATTTAAAAAAGATTGCGTTTCCCGCGATCGGAACAGGGGCTGGCGGTTTCCCAATGAAAGATTGTGCGCGGGTAATGGTTGATACTGTCTCAGAGTTTCTTGAGGATAAACATACTTCGATAGAAAGGGTGTACTTCGTTCTGTTTGATGAGGATTCATTTGATGTTTTTGATCATTATTTGAAGTCAGAACTTGCCAATTGA
- a CDS encoding sulfatase-like hydrolase/transferase: MKSRIITVASPFLISIYPVIFLYSENPGEIRFVELLIPFAYLLGFGLYIFGSTFFFLRDLSKTSILVSIFLVIFYSYGYLYDAISKFVIGGMNSVYFLIFVLILYGGIVILILRRKKSLLPVTTFLNVVALTLVLISIFNIFFALSTQPIKSPDNNKIETDGLVDSHARDDLKNSRDIYYIILDRYARADILTDVYNFDNSEFIQFLKHRAFYIVENSYANYQNTYLSLSSSLNMNYLHNLVKNRGDRANNLLALGELLGNFRLWQILKAKGYKYFHFGLGVNRNADFNYVINRTQSNSNLILDVIYQKSFLWACLSIFDLHRGITEDLVDGYRLVHRERVLYQLEKLQQLPKIDGPTFAFAHFLIPHPPYVFEADGKSVSIFEERSRTEEVNYLNQLKYTNKVIMDLVDILLNSSARKPIIIIQADEGPYPENYDYKNILELSSEALKQKFGILNALYLPDISNTALYADMSPVNTFRLVLNLYFGTDFSILPDKEYTLNDLDITDKVRQR; encoded by the coding sequence GTGAAAAGTAGAATAATTACGGTTGCTTCTCCTTTTTTGATTTCAATATATCCGGTGATTTTCCTCTATTCCGAAAACCCAGGGGAAATAAGGTTTGTGGAACTGTTAATTCCATTTGCCTACCTTCTTGGATTCGGCCTTTATATTTTTGGATCCACATTTTTTTTCCTGAGGGATCTTTCTAAAACATCAATTTTGGTTTCCATCTTTCTTGTCATTTTCTATTCTTATGGCTATCTCTACGATGCTATTTCAAAGTTTGTCATCGGTGGAATGAATAGTGTCTATTTTCTAATATTTGTATTAATCCTTTATGGAGGAATTGTTATCCTCATCTTAAGGAGAAAAAAATCGCTTCTACCCGTGACAACTTTCCTAAACGTAGTAGCTTTAACATTGGTACTGATCTCAATATTCAATATATTTTTTGCCCTCTCTACTCAACCTATCAAGAGTCCAGATAATAATAAGATTGAAACAGATGGTTTAGTTGATTCTCACGCAAGGGACGATTTAAAGAACAGTCGCGACATATACTATATAATCTTAGACCGATATGCCAGGGCTGATATTCTGACTGATGTGTATAATTTCGATAACTCGGAGTTTATACAATTTTTAAAACACAGGGCTTTTTATATAGTCGAAAACAGCTATGCTAACTACCAGAATACCTACCTTTCTTTGTCCTCATCCTTAAATATGAACTATTTGCACAATTTGGTTAAGAATAGAGGTGATCGCGCTAACAATTTATTAGCATTAGGTGAATTGTTAGGTAACTTCAGGTTGTGGCAGATCCTGAAAGCGAAGGGTTATAAATACTTTCATTTCGGCCTGGGTGTAAATAGAAACGCGGATTTTAATTACGTGATCAATCGAACTCAATCCAATTCAAATTTGATATTAGACGTAATTTATCAAAAGAGCTTTCTCTGGGCGTGTCTTAGTATATTTGATCTGCACAGGGGAATTACGGAAGACCTTGTTGATGGATATCGTCTGGTGCATAGAGAAAGAGTTCTTTACCAGCTGGAGAAGCTCCAACAGTTGCCAAAAATAGATGGACCGACTTTTGCATTCGCTCACTTTCTAATACCCCACCCACCCTATGTCTTCGAAGCGGATGGGAAATCCGTGTCGATCTTCGAGGAAAGGAGTAGGACTGAAGAGGTCAATTACCTAAATCAATTAAAATACACGAATAAAGTGATAATGGATCTAGTGGACATTCTATTGAATTCGTCTGCTAGAAAGCCTATCATAATAATTCAAGCTGATGAAGGTCCCTATCCTGAAAACTACGATTACAAAAACATTTTAGAGTTGTCCAGTGAAGCGCTCAAACAGAAGTTCGGCATTTTAAATGCACTCTATCTACCAGACATTTCAAATACTGCACTTTACGCAGATATGAGTCCTGTAAATACCTTCAGGCTTGTGTTGAATCTTTACTTTGGTACTGATTTTAGTATATTGCCCGACAAGGAATATACATTAAATGATTTGGATATCACTGATAAGGTACGTCAGCGATAA